Part of the Solanum pennellii chromosome 10, SPENNV200 genome is shown below.
TAGGCCAGATTGTATAATGCAAGAGATATTTATGATCATCTAGTTTGTAATATCATATTATGACAAATTTGATTTGTTTCAAGATTTATGCTACGGACTATAAAAAATcacaatatatattgattttccTCATCTCCTAACGAGATATCAATATGAACTTGTCAAATTGCAACTCAAAAGGAAAACATACAATTGGTAAAGATAAACCACAAGTCAAATTATATTGAATGTTATTAAAATTaagttcaagaaaataaagttgTTTGAAAATCTAAATATAAGAAATTGAACATGCTAATTGCTATTCCTCCTCAACCTCATTCTCTTCTTCTGACCATTCTTCAGATTCTGTCCATTCTAATTCATCTGGCCATTCTTCCTCATCAATTGATTCATTTACCCCTTCATCTGTTAGTTCTTCTAACTCAACCTCTTCTAATATGTGTTCAGGATGCTCTAAATCATTTTCGAACTCAACATCCACTGTATGGTGAACACTTGATATGTCGTCATCTTGGTATGCGACATCCAAAACGTTTTCAACTTCTACATGCCCCATGGGTTTGGTTTTAATTACCACCCACCAATCTGATTTATTTGGACGCAAGGGATAAGGAGCATAGTACACTTGTTTAACATTTTGTGCGATGATGAAAGGATCATATGCCCCATACTCTCTTGTGTGTCTTACTTCgatgatattatattatttgatttgtcTCGTACCTCTTTTGGGTGTTGGATCAAACCACTTGCATCGAAacattacaaaatatttttttggccTTCCAGAGTACTCCATTTCTAAAATCTCCTTGAGTACTCCATAATAATCAACTCCATCCTTATTTCCATCACCACCTTTCACCCAAACTccattatttttagttttttatgtttggagaattcttcaatatttaatttaaaaccatTTACAACATATTTATCCATTGTATAAATCTTAATGGGTCCCCAAGATATATCCTTCAAAAATTGATTGAATTTACCATTTTTGTGTCATAAACCTATAAATATTTGAGAAGTAGGAAattatcatcaataaaatataaatctttcaaataattatatcattattacaatattataagacttacataatttttaaatcatgTTGAATAATACTCAAATACTTTATCATTGCCATATAAATGCACGAAGTAGCTGTCAAAGAGGATGAATATTGAGTTAGTTCATTTACCTGGTAATTACATATTAAGTGCAAACTAATATCAACTTACTAAACATATTGTTTAACTTGTGGACAATTCAACAAGATATGTATCGATGCAGACTTAAACTACATTGCATTAAGATCCCTCCTTGTATGTTTTTTTGAACCTTTGCCTGGTTGATTGAAGATTGATAGTGGCTTTGCAAGAGGATTAGACTCACCACCATCGTCATGACGATTGGGTCTATTTCGCAAGCATGGCACATTAATATCAAAGTAATAAGAACCAAAATTAGTTATTTACCTAGCAAGATAGGCTTCAACCATTGCTCCCTCAAGTCTATGTTTTTGCTTCATACCCCGTTTAGACTTGACATTAGTTCtacattatattatatcataattaattttaacaaaatattgttatatagaaaaatattaagagTTAAACACTTACCTCTCATATTGATACATCCATCTATATTGAACCGGGCCTCCGAGACGGGTTTCATGCACTAGATGCACAGGAAGATGCTCCATAACATCCCAAAATCCAGGTGGAAGAATCTTCTAGAGCTTATTTGTAATTATAGGAATATTTGGTTCCATCTGGACGAGGTTGTCTTCTTTCATAGTATTAGAACACAAGTCTTTGAAGAACAAACTAATTTCAGTCATAGGTTTCCAAATTCTATCATGAAAGCCACTAATTGCGATGGGGAGTAATGTTTCCATGAAGACGTGACAATCATGACTTTTCAAACCATGTAACTTTCCATGCTCCATATCAACACGTTTCCCCAAATTTGAAGCATGTCCATCAGGCATCTTAAGTTGCTCGACCCATTCACATATTTTACGCTTTTGATCCATTGTAAATGAATAATTAGCCTTAGGCTTGAAGAAAAACTTGTTTTGTTACTCCTACAACCATAACTCTCTTCGCCTACAGTATTCTGGTAAGTCCATTCTAACTTTAACATTATCTTTTGTCTTTCCACGATATCCATTACTgtgttaaataaattatcaaagtaattttttttgatatgcATGACATCAAGATTATGTCGAAGAAAATTATCCTTCAAATATGATAACTGCCAAAATATACTCTGTTTTGTCCAATTATGAGTAACACCATATCCATCAAATTTGTAAGGTTGTTCTTCTGTAACCTTTGGAAGGTGTTGAACCCTCTCCCAAACTTGTTCTCCAGTCAATATTAGAGGTGGACATCCTCATTCAAcagttttcttttttaatgcatttttcATACTCCTAAACTCATGGTCCATTGGCAAGAATTGACGATGACAGTCAaaccaagatttttttttaccatGTTTTAAAGTGAAAGATTTAGTATTTTCCATACAGTAAGGACAAGCTAACTTTCCAGTTGTCATCCACCCTGACAACATTCCATACGCAGGAAAATCATTAATGATCAACATTAACGCAGCCCgcaaattaaaattttgcttAAGAGACACATCAAATGTTTCAACCCCTTGAACCCACAGTTGTTTCAATTCATATATCAAAGGTTGCAAGTACACAACACCCAAGACTTTTGGATTGCAGGGGCCAAAAATGACACAATTCTGAAATATATATGGACTGGTATTACACATCTCAGGTGGAAGATTACATGGTGTTAAAATACAAGCCAACAAGAGTAAGGTGCAGCAGAAACAGAATGTCGAGTGAATCCATATGAACATAAACCTAATCTAATGTTTCCTGGTTCTACTGCAAAATCGGGATAAGTTCTATCAAAATGCTTCCAAGCCTCTCCATCGGATGATGACACATAATACCAGGTGGTCTTCTGTTTTCATGGTGCCATCTCATATGAGGAGCAGATCTATTTGATGCATATAACCTTTTTAACCTTGGTATAAGAGGTAAGTAACGCATCGTCTTAACAGCAACTTTTTTCACACTAGGAGCAAGCTTATACCTAGATTTACCACAAAAATTACAGGattcaaaatcaatatcatCCTTATAGTATAATACACAACCATTCTCACAACAATGGATTCTCATCGATGACAGTCCTAATTTTGACACCAACCTCTTTGCCTTATAGAAATTATCAGGTATCTCTGGTTTTGGATCAACTAAATCATGCATAAGGTCAATCACAGAATCCATTGCCCCTTGAGAAAAATTCCAATCtgatttgatatttaataaCCTAAGATCAATAGACAACTGGGAGTGAGGACTCCCCTCACATAAAGGCCGACTAGCAGCTTCCAATTGTTCAAAGAAAGTTCTACTTTTATCGTTGGGAGTTTCTTCAACGTTATTATTACCAAATTCAAAATCAGAATGCACCCCATACGCATCCTGAACCATTTCATTCATTCTATAATTTTggagttaatacctcagatggtcactcaactttgcactattctctcagaaagtcactcaactttcaattttcccttaaaagtcactcaactatgcactcttctctcagaaagtcactcaactttcaattttccctcaaaagtcactcaactatccactctttcctcagaaagtcactcaactatccactctttcctcagaaagtcactcaatctattaaattatttttaattaaaatttattgatattaattatttatataacaaaccaaaaattttaaaaaataaattaaatcatttagtgatccacccacctaacccgacccattaaaaaatatgatatgacccattttattttatctttaatcctaaattaatctaatcctaattcaaggttaaagagagggattaatttaggattaaagataaaataaaatgggtcatatcatattttttaatgggtcgggttaggtgggtggatcactaaatgatttaatttattttttaaaatttttggtttgttatataaataattaatatcaataaattttaattaaaaataatttaatagattgagtgactttctgaggaaagagtggatagttgagtgacttttgaggaaaaattgaaagttgagtgactttctgagagaagagtg
Proteins encoded:
- the LOC114074481 gene encoding uncharacterized protein LOC114074481, translated to MNEMVQDAYGVHSDFEFGNNNVEETPNDKSRTFFEQLEAASRPLCEGSPHSQLSIDLRLLNIKSDWNFSQGAMDSVIDLMHDLVDPKPEIPDNFYKAKRLVSKLGLSSMRIHCCENGCVLYYKDDIDFESCNFCGKSRYKLAPSVKKVAVKTMRYLPLIPRLKRLYASNRSAPHMRWHHENRRPPGIMCHHPMERLGSILIELIPILQ